The segment ACATGAGGTCCTCCAAGAACTCAACAATGCTGCTTGCCCTGTGCTCGCCAGTGAAGAGGTTGACATTGGAGCCATTGTACAGGCGGGTGGTCGGGTACGAGTTGACGCCCATTTGTCTGCAGAGGCCCGCGTGAACAGTGCAGTCGACTGTTCCGACAGGCACAGACGATCCCAGGGTCTGGCTAGCCAAGCGCAGCTCTGGGAGCAGCCGCATACACGGTGGGCACCAGGGCGCGAAAAAGTCGACGAGCATTGGTGAAGAGGACAAAGGAAACTCATCAGGGGTCAGGGTGGTCACATGCTGTGCTCTGGAGCTTTGCCTGGCAAAATGAGCCACGTCAGAGGCCAAGGACCGGCCGTGGTAGAGTTCATATGTGCCGCCAAGCTTGAAAACTCCATATACAGGATATCTAGAATTGAAACCAAAtggtaaaaatgtataatttttactttagcGTGATTGTAAAATTGTGATTATAACAACTAGATACTAGTATcatcagttaaattttcagcatggaaaaattatcaatagtaaaaattatttattgattattgatttgtttgaGAAGTGGGCATTGACAAAGTGAAAGTTTTTTGCAGCTtagcaaaaagaaaataaataattcaaaaataaatatgactaATACACTCATGATTTTATGAcgcatttttcaaacctttttGGAGGCTGCAAATCATATTAGTTATTTCTGCTATttgcatgattatttttatgtttcaaccTTCTACCTTccaaaatatccactttaaaattttactgtcacaatattatttcatctATTCAACATTTATgccatttaaatataaataaaaataaactcatatGAAATAATGGTAGAAATTCTTACCTATGAATGTGCAAATTTGAACACAACTGATGACTTTGCCCACAATTGACCCTTCCAATGCGTATTCCAGGCAGTTTGGCGGGTAGCTTTCTCAAGTCCAACCTGGCAGACTCAGGTTCACCCATGTGAAAGTAGAGCAGCCAAGGCTCAGAAGCACCATCTTGCAGTTTCTCATGCAGGTCTTCAAAATCCTTGAGAGTGATAATGGGGGGCTCTGGAAGGTGGTATAGCACCTGGTTGACTATTTCCTGTGCTTCCAAGCCTCCTAAGAAGACAGGGTGACTATCCTGTTTAGTTGGCCAAACCGCAGTTCCTGACGAGGCACCCATTACCTCACAAAAACTCTCGTATTTCTCGCATTCCACATGAGCTACTGTCATCAATCCTTCCTGAAAATGTATATTGATATAAGTTTTAAGCAGCTGAAAAGTGCTGGAAAGAGCAGTAAccagtttaaaaatgaaaatttcttggaaccaaaattaattcatctgtaataattttctcagCCTGGATGTTGTAGGGTAATAAACATGTTTGTAATTTGGGAGTAAGCTTGGACAACATACCAGCATAATGGAAACCTTGGAGCGGGTTTCATCGCTGGGTCCATCTCCCGAAAAATCGCTGAAAAAGAGCAGCCGCGGAATGTTTTCATAGGTAGGCCAGGAGCTTGGTGTCACTTGTCTAATATCTATGTCCAACTtattcaaaatgtatttcaccAGGTCGTCTTCTGACCTGTCACCGCGGAATTTCTCTTTCTGCAATAATATTGAAAGGGATCTGAAAACTCAAAATCAagagaagatttttttcctacATCAGGATAATAAAGAAGGCTAGGATATGATCCGATATTCTCGTTTCTACACAGCACCCAGTCGTCTTCACAGTTAACCGCTCCAACTCTGATCACACCCTGCATTCGTTGggcaaattttctccaagTGGGAGCCAGCTGATGGCAATGGCTGCACATTGCAGAGTAGAAATTGATGAACCACACATCACCGCCGGTTTCCACAGTTTGCTCTGAGGGGgagggtaaaaattaattatattattaatatatacaTTCCGCATCACCTGCTTATAATCAAGTGAGTAAGTTATTAACTATGATTGTGACTCAGTAAGCATCCAGGTTTAATCCAAAATTACGTTCATGCCAAGACAAACAACTCTTTCGAAGTGTCCACCAATCAATTAAGTCACTAAAAATATGTGGACGCTTACAGAATCATGACCATgagtttacaaaataaatagaaaatcgGATACAAAGTGGACCATTTCATTCTATTGAAACGAATTATCTCCATGTTTCCGTCCTAGTTTTTAAGCTTATTTGTATGCTcataatttgataatattgAAGGAGCTCTGGAAATTACCAAATTCTGCTCTATTGAGCGTCACAATTTCAGGATCATCGTCATAAATGCCAAAATTGTCTCTGTAATAGCTCCACGATTGATAGCTTTGTTGGCGTTTGTTCTGGTTGTCCTCTCCATAAAGATCGTAGTGTTTTCTCAGATCTGGGTCTTTCAAGGTCTCGTAAGCCCTAGCAATTTTCACAAACTTGTCGTGGGCATCCTTATcatcctgaaaatatttaacgcCAGGTTATAACAGAACCGTTTCTATGAAACACTACATTGTACAAATGAACACCTTATTCTTGTCAGGATGCATGCTGACAGCAAGCTTTTTGAACGCTTTTCTGATGTCCCTGTTGTTCGCGTCCTTGTTGACTCCCAGAAGTTCGTAATAGTCTTCACTGCCAAAAGTTATGGGCGCCCAGATCAGACCCCAGCACAGCAGGAGATTCGTATATGAgatttggaatttcatttctaagaaaatttgaaaaagattaGTAAAAAGTCATTctaaaattaagagaaaaattttgggaattataacaattatttaacaatataaattaataattataataatattataatatttatatgttAAAGGATTTGCATGATATGTAGATGCATACATAACAATAAGAGTATGGAAAAATGACTCTTTTCGCAGCGACTCATACATACAGGTTTCGCCgcccatatttttataatttattatatgattcatctcataagaactggcgagaagTGTAACCCGGaggaaacttaaatttttcaatattggaAAAAGGGTTGCACTTTTGCGAATTGATTATGATTTTCTACAACTTAATATGTTTCTACAGCTAGATCTTTTCGAGCAACACGCAAAATTTAGAGAGAGAAACTTActtcgttttaattttcgattaaATGAATTAGAGATTGAGAGTTAgcaactcaaaatattttcatcttaaGGGTAAGGAACTGGTGACGAATGCTGATTGGCGATTTTCATGAGCTGTgagcaaaaacattttggatTATTTGAGTGGGACTCTGAGAGGCACTGTTGCCAACTTTTCTTGTTACACGCCTAGCACTACCTACTGCCATGCTACTGCCTCCCTGCCTGGCACTGCCACTATCAACACTGTTTTTCTACATTGTCATGTTTGTTCCTTGTTCTCAATCATAACCTatagccaaaataaaaaaggagatgCGAATCGTTCCCATAGAAGATATGGTTGTCCGTGTGGAGGGAAATCTTTCTCAGTAAAAcccgtaaaaattatttgaagggAATTCGTAGGTATGTGACGCCCCCTTTTGTGACGCATCCTTTTAAAATAGGTTAGTGTCCGTTCATGACTGCTTGCTTCGCATTCGCAATTTCGCATTCATCGAATGATTCCATGATTGTGGCAGAATGTTAAGCAATGAATAACAACCAGCGAACTTTACAGAATCAGTTCTGAAATCATCATGAAGCCATTGCAGGTACATAATTAGGCaatgtgtatgtatgtatgtattgaCAATAATTTGTAACAGATaatgtatgtacatacatacactCATAGACACGCAGGATTggcgttaaaatttaaaattcttcaagCGTTTatgtatacatacatatttgtAAAGCATCAAACAAACACGTAGGTGTAATGTGtacatacataattatgtatcatattattaagatttttctttATGAAGAAGTTTACATAGTGGACTTACCGTTGTCTGCTCCCTTTACAGTTCTCGGTCtgatggaaataattattgatgtTATTGATTGCCCAAAAGGAGTAAGTACATATAATGTAGAGAGATTTAGATCCGACAAAATGGGCCACCAGAAATTCTGTCATATCCTGCTCCATAAGAATTACATTGGGTGTACATATGTATGTAATACATATAACAGGATTGTCGGATCCTAATTTTTACTATTCTATAATGTAATCTGTGGAAGCGGCGATTGCCAGAAATAATTGCTCACAGTGAATCACAAATTCGAGTGTTACAAAATTCTCTCTATAATCAAAACAActtatataattattcatcCCTTGGTTGGAAGAATTTCCCTATCCTACCGAGATGTTTGAGTTGGTTGAAAAGTGAGAGTCatattacataatatttttctatgatgTTTACACACACCATTGTATTTTTCCAATCTTGGTCGTATGTAGtacattatatatatacatatatattata is part of the Cloeon dipterum chromosome 1, ieCloDipt1.1, whole genome shotgun sequence genome and harbors:
- the LOC135934840 gene encoding dnaJ homolog subfamily C member 10-like, whose protein sequence is MKFQISYTNLLLCWGLIWAPITFGSEDYYELLGVNKDANNRDIRKAFKKLAVSMHPDKNKDDKDAHDKFVKIARAYETLKDPDLRKHYDLYGEDNQNKRQQSYQSWSYYRDNFGIYDDDPEIVTLNRAEFEQTVETGGDVWFINFYSAMCSHCHQLAPTWRKFAQRMQGVIRVGAVNCEDDWVLCRNENIGSYPSLLYYPDKEKFRGDRSEDDLVKYILNKLDIDIRQVTPSSWPTYENIPRLLFFSDFSGDGPSDETRSKVSIMLEGLMTVAHVECEKYESFCEVMGASSGTAVWPTKQDSHPVFLGGLEAQEIVNQVLYHLPEPPIITLKDFEDLHEKLQDGASEPWLLYFHMGEPESARLDLRKLPAKLPGIRIGRVNCGQSHQLCSNLHIHRYPVYGVFKLGGTYELYHGRSLASDVAHFARQSSRAQHVTTLTPDEFPLSSSPMLVDFFAPWCPPCMRLLPELRLASQTLGSSVPVGTVDCTVHAGLCRQMGVNSYPTTRLYNGSNVNLFTGEHRASSIVEFLEDLMSPVVQELDPDSFYEIVGRKKEEEMMLVDYFAPWCGPCQQLAPQWRKLAKMLSDLSMVKLASVNCEKYSDLCLQQGVRSYPSIRVYPLGSKGLSQVALYSGYHRDANTLRQWVMNFIPSLVENLNEDTFNRIVRGSSKPWLVDFYAPWCGHCTVFAPEFDLASRKLEKLGVNSGKIDCQEHRSFCQLLGVNAYPTVRLFLPNERGRGIDISNRSADDLVQVVASLWTTEAPEHDEL